The following proteins are encoded in a genomic region of Arachis stenosperma cultivar V10309 chromosome 4, arast.V10309.gnm1.PFL2, whole genome shotgun sequence:
- the LOC130973309 gene encoding putative disease resistance protein RGA1 isoform X2, protein MVASIVGDTIAKIIERLNSLNIFGKKSTTIAENIKLHLLCIKEEPENSDAATPRWITDVTDAVIDLWDLLDDLNLPPADASVPPKQSTMATFFSLYKPTPPGLLLKLEQIENRLQRIATDSTKLPVKSSKKLTDSDVQGGEIEFVGRKEDKEGWIKRILEPTRVDNGNFPVFALVGIQGIGKTKLAEHICSDDSVRRKFGSVIWIEGIRDDEFYAESVLNRVNGGIHEFVMKKKMKLEEKENDSIVMEENLDLGEAVSEENRFLLVLDDLQNENREEWVKLQQKLVEAHGSSGGAILVTTRSYLVVDIISPKFRKNLRKLSEEDSWALFEQVVGGGPNESNIRDTQMKMVKKCCGVPLAIIKMARILRSREVKESETEYLVEEFMQEMQLMYYNELPSWHLKQCFSYLSFIFSTPYNVVDAEMLIKHWMAEGYLGPVNMYCCSSPQYPQPEDLGLDCIREFSRRSIFRDTNWCSVRYDLMRELSKYVAGKENFHIHMYNNDKTVKETIRRVELTDDFDVSNSRLKSLLSNNTNLRAVSFNMSLLDTWSLRILDEVKLSWSLCAFKSLRVLKLSELGMKMLPISIGELKSLRYLNLSRNNMKKLPNSICKLKHLQTLVLSRCHRLRELPHDLNRLRSLRHLEIEECMHLTHMPSKMKKLTNLQTLSQFVASSSQNYKSIQDFGDLISLNNLRGKLEISHLERLKFKEGEDGHAYLKDKQYLKHLILKWNHEDEEEEEDDNNKNHDQICLGHLKPHAHLQELHIVGYRGKQFSDWLWSLENLVEFNLYNCSTCESLPPLDRFPKLRILKLQRLDSLQYITDRVGDCSELGLELLKELSISDCPKLSSWWKGRTCSIAMFGSISEMIIRYCPELGCMPLYPNLDNRLVLEGSSVKPLLETINHTSASNSSLLPDSDLVSNSSPPLSKLKYLSMINVEEQSLLPEDWLKNTISLERLYISDQKSLTSRKRSEKTSLMRCFKQLSSLKNMVITNCRRLDLPDEEWEGLQSLKYLAMEEIMELKSLPEGIKHLTSLNSLSINNCPEVTTLTEVIGHLTSLEQLSISKCHKLAMLPQSMSKLSSLRWLWVDNCPLLLPRCQEETGNDWPQIKHIKHISVTATSQAYE, encoded by the coding sequence ATGGTTGCGAGCATTGTTGGCGATACCATCGCTAAAATCATAGAGAGGTTGAACTCTCTCAATATTTTTGGCAAAAAGAGCACCACCATCGCTGAGAATATCAAACTTCATCTGTTATGCATCAAGGAGGAGCCAGAGAACAGTGATGCTGCAACACCTCGATGGATTACAGATGTCACGGATGCCGTCATCGATTTGTGGGACTTGTTGGACGATCTAAATCTTCCTCCAGCTGATGCCAGTGTGCCTCCAAAACAGAGCACCATGGCAACATTCTTCTCTCTTTACAAGCCTACACCTCCTGGCCTACTTCTTAAACTCGAGCAAATTGAGAATCGACTACAACGCATTGCAACCGACTCAACCAAGCTTCCTGTGAAGAGCAGCAAAAAGCTAACGGACTCGGATGTGCAGGGTGGAGAAATAGAGTTTGTCGGGAGAAAAGAAGATAAGGAAGGATGGATAAAGAGGATCTTGGAACCGACAAGAGTGGATAATGGCAACTTTCCAGTCTTTGCCCTTGTAGGGATTCAAGGGATAGGGAAGACGAAACTTGCTGAACATATTTGTAGTGATGATAGTGTTAGACGTAAGTTCGGTTCGGTGATTTGGATTGAAGGCATCCGTGACGATGAGTTCTATGCCGAGTCTGTTTTGAACCGTGTGAATGGGGGGATTCATGAATTcgtaatgaagaagaagatgaaactGGAAGAGAAGGAGAATGACTCTATTGTCATGGAGGAAAATCTTGATCTTGGAGAAGCCGTGAGCGAAGAGAACAGATTCCTTCTTGTGCTGGATGACTTGCAGAATGAGAACCGTGAGGAATGGGTCAAGTTGCAGCAGAAACTGGTGGAGGCACATGGTTCATCTGGAGGTGCAATCCTTGTAACTACACGGAGTTATCTTGTAGTCGATATCATTAGCCCAAAATTTCGTAAAAACCTAAGAAAGCTGAGCGAGGAAGATTCATGGGCTCTATTTGAGCAAGTTGTAGGAGGAGGTCCAAATGAATCGAATATCAGAGACACTCAAATGAAGATGGTAAAAAAATGCTGTGGTGTCCCGTTAGCAATAATAAAAATGGCAAGAATTCTCAGGTCTCGTGAGGTTAAAGAATCAGAGACAGAGTATTTAGTGGAGGAATTCATGCAGGAGATGCAGTTGATGTATTACAACGAGCTCCCCTCTTGGCATCTAAAGCAATGTTTTTCTTATTTGTCATTTATATTCTCTACGCCATATAACGTTGTTGATGCCGAGATGTTAATTAAGCATTGGATGGCGGAGGGATATCTTGGACCTGTGAATATGTATTGTTGTTCTTCTCCTCAATACCCACAACCAGAAGATTTGGGTCTCGACTGTATACGAGAGTTTTCCCGAAGGTCAATCTTCAGGGACACTAACTGGTGCTCTGTGCGTTATGATCTAATGAGAGAACTGTCAAAATATGTGGCTGGCAAGGAGAACTTCCATATCCACATGTACAATAATGACAAGACTGTCAAGGAAACAATCCGACGAGTGGAGCTGACTGATGACTTTGATGTTTCAAATAGCAGACTCAAATCACTCCTTTCTAACAACACAAACCTGCGTGCAGTCTCCTTCAACATGTCCCTCCTCGATACATGGTCATTGCGGATTCTAGACGAGGTGAAGttaagttggtctctttgtgcGTTCAAGAGCTTGCGTGTGTTGAAACTATCAGAGCTGGGTATGAAGATGTTACCCATTTCAATTGGGGAGTTGAAGAGTTTAAGATACCTTAACCTATCACGCAACAACATGAAGAAGCTTCCCAATTCCATTTGTAAGTTGAAGCATTTGCAGACGTTAGTATTGTCTCGTTGTCACAGGCTCAGAGAGTTGCCCCATGATTTGAATCGTTTGAGGAGTCTTAGGCACCTGGAGATAGAGGAATGTATGCATCTGACACACATGCCTTCTAAGATGAAAAAACTGACAAATCTTCAAACATTGTCACAATTCGTGGCCAGCAGCAGCCAAAATTACAAGAGCATTCAAGATTTTGGGGATCTCATTAGTCTGAACAACTTGAGAGGGAAGTTGGAAATTTCACATTTGGAGCGATTGAAATTTAAGGAAGGGGAGGATGGACATGCCTATTTGAAAGATAAACAGTATCTTAAGCACCTTATTCTGAAATGGAATCATGAAgacgaggaggaggaggaggatgacaATAataagaaccatgaccaaataTGCCTAGGACATCTTAAGCCACATGCACATCTACAAGAGCTACACATTGTTGGATATAGAGGTAAACAGTTTTCAGATTGGCTCTGGTCCCTTGAAAATCTTGTTGAGTTCAATTTGTACAACTGCTCCACATGTGAATCTCTTCCTCCGTTAGATCGATTTCCTAAACTAAGAATTCTCAAACTTCAGAGATTGGATTCTCTGCAGTACATAACAGACCGAGTAGGTGATTGCAGTGAGCTAGGACTGGAACTCCTAAAAGAACTTTCAATATCAGATTGCCCAAAGCTCAGTAGCTGGTGGAAAGGTAGAACTTGCAGCATTGCTATGTTCGGTTCCATATCAGAAATGATTATCAGATACTGTCCAGAATTAGGATGTATGCCACTGTATCCGAATCTCGATAACAGGTTGGTGCTAGAAGGCTCCAGCGTGAAACCATTGCTGGAAACCATCAATCATACAAGTGCTAGCAATAGCAGTCTGCTACCAGATTCAGACCTGGTTTCAAATTCTTCCCCACCCCTCTCCAAGCTGAAATATTTATCAATGATAAATGTGGAGGAACAATCTCTCCTTCCGGAGGATTGGCTGAAAAACACCATTTCTCTTGAACGTCTTTATATTAGTGACCAAAAGTCTCTCACTTCAAGGAAAAGAAGTGAGAAAACTTCTCTAATGAGATGCTTCAAACAACTCAGCTCACTTAAAAATATGGTTATCACAAACTGTAGAAGACTTGATTTACCTGATGAGGAATGGGAGGGCCTGCAAAGCCTCAAATACCTGGCAATGGAGGAAATAATGGAGCTAAAATCTCTTCCTGAAGGAATTAAACATCTTACGTCTCTAAATTCTCTATCCATCAACAATTGTCCTGAGGTAACAACTTTGACTGAGGTCATAGGCCACCTGACATCTCTCGAACAGCTTTCGATCAGCAAGTGCCACAAGTTAGCTATGCTTCCCCAAAGTATGAGCAAGCTCAGTTCTCTAAGGTGGTTATGGGTTGACAACTGCCCGCTGTTGCTGCCAAGATGTCAAGAGGAAACCGGCAATGATTGGCCACAAATTAAGCATATCAAGCATATCTCTGTCACTGCTACCTCTCAAGCTTATGAGTAA
- the LOC130973309 gene encoding putative disease resistance protein RGA1 isoform X1: MRTETKLGALEWVSAWKREEQAVWELERTLLCLVPSPKRRRFHEVKLPVIFSPSAVAREDFAGKMVASIVGDTIAKIIERLNSLNIFGKKSTTIAENIKLHLLCIKEEPENSDAATPRWITDVTDAVIDLWDLLDDLNLPPADASVPPKQSTMATFFSLYKPTPPGLLLKLEQIENRLQRIATDSTKLPVKSSKKLTDSDVQGGEIEFVGRKEDKEGWIKRILEPTRVDNGNFPVFALVGIQGIGKTKLAEHICSDDSVRRKFGSVIWIEGIRDDEFYAESVLNRVNGGIHEFVMKKKMKLEEKENDSIVMEENLDLGEAVSEENRFLLVLDDLQNENREEWVKLQQKLVEAHGSSGGAILVTTRSYLVVDIISPKFRKNLRKLSEEDSWALFEQVVGGGPNESNIRDTQMKMVKKCCGVPLAIIKMARILRSREVKESETEYLVEEFMQEMQLMYYNELPSWHLKQCFSYLSFIFSTPYNVVDAEMLIKHWMAEGYLGPVNMYCCSSPQYPQPEDLGLDCIREFSRRSIFRDTNWCSVRYDLMRELSKYVAGKENFHIHMYNNDKTVKETIRRVELTDDFDVSNSRLKSLLSNNTNLRAVSFNMSLLDTWSLRILDEVKLSWSLCAFKSLRVLKLSELGMKMLPISIGELKSLRYLNLSRNNMKKLPNSICKLKHLQTLVLSRCHRLRELPHDLNRLRSLRHLEIEECMHLTHMPSKMKKLTNLQTLSQFVASSSQNYKSIQDFGDLISLNNLRGKLEISHLERLKFKEGEDGHAYLKDKQYLKHLILKWNHEDEEEEEDDNNKNHDQICLGHLKPHAHLQELHIVGYRGKQFSDWLWSLENLVEFNLYNCSTCESLPPLDRFPKLRILKLQRLDSLQYITDRVGDCSELGLELLKELSISDCPKLSSWWKGRTCSIAMFGSISEMIIRYCPELGCMPLYPNLDNRLVLEGSSVKPLLETINHTSASNSSLLPDSDLVSNSSPPLSKLKYLSMINVEEQSLLPEDWLKNTISLERLYISDQKSLTSRKRSEKTSLMRCFKQLSSLKNMVITNCRRLDLPDEEWEGLQSLKYLAMEEIMELKSLPEGIKHLTSLNSLSINNCPEVTTLTEVIGHLTSLEQLSISKCHKLAMLPQSMSKLSSLRWLWVDNCPLLLPRCQEETGNDWPQIKHIKHISVTATSQAYE, translated from the exons ATGAGGACGGAAACGAAGTTGGGGGCTTTGGAGTGGGTGAGCGCGTGGAAGAGGGAGGAGCAGGCGGTGTGGGAATTGGAGAGGACACTATTATGTTTGGTGCCAAGCCCTAAGCGGCGCCGTTTTCATGAG GTTAAGCTTCCAGTAATTTTCTCTCCTTCTGCTGTTGCGAGAGAAGACTTTGCGGGGAAAATGGTTGCGAGCATTGTTGGCGATACCATCGCTAAAATCATAGAGAGGTTGAACTCTCTCAATATTTTTGGCAAAAAGAGCACCACCATCGCTGAGAATATCAAACTTCATCTGTTATGCATCAAGGAGGAGCCAGAGAACAGTGATGCTGCAACACCTCGATGGATTACAGATGTCACGGATGCCGTCATCGATTTGTGGGACTTGTTGGACGATCTAAATCTTCCTCCAGCTGATGCCAGTGTGCCTCCAAAACAGAGCACCATGGCAACATTCTTCTCTCTTTACAAGCCTACACCTCCTGGCCTACTTCTTAAACTCGAGCAAATTGAGAATCGACTACAACGCATTGCAACCGACTCAACCAAGCTTCCTGTGAAGAGCAGCAAAAAGCTAACGGACTCGGATGTGCAGGGTGGAGAAATAGAGTTTGTCGGGAGAAAAGAAGATAAGGAAGGATGGATAAAGAGGATCTTGGAACCGACAAGAGTGGATAATGGCAACTTTCCAGTCTTTGCCCTTGTAGGGATTCAAGGGATAGGGAAGACGAAACTTGCTGAACATATTTGTAGTGATGATAGTGTTAGACGTAAGTTCGGTTCGGTGATTTGGATTGAAGGCATCCGTGACGATGAGTTCTATGCCGAGTCTGTTTTGAACCGTGTGAATGGGGGGATTCATGAATTcgtaatgaagaagaagatgaaactGGAAGAGAAGGAGAATGACTCTATTGTCATGGAGGAAAATCTTGATCTTGGAGAAGCCGTGAGCGAAGAGAACAGATTCCTTCTTGTGCTGGATGACTTGCAGAATGAGAACCGTGAGGAATGGGTCAAGTTGCAGCAGAAACTGGTGGAGGCACATGGTTCATCTGGAGGTGCAATCCTTGTAACTACACGGAGTTATCTTGTAGTCGATATCATTAGCCCAAAATTTCGTAAAAACCTAAGAAAGCTGAGCGAGGAAGATTCATGGGCTCTATTTGAGCAAGTTGTAGGAGGAGGTCCAAATGAATCGAATATCAGAGACACTCAAATGAAGATGGTAAAAAAATGCTGTGGTGTCCCGTTAGCAATAATAAAAATGGCAAGAATTCTCAGGTCTCGTGAGGTTAAAGAATCAGAGACAGAGTATTTAGTGGAGGAATTCATGCAGGAGATGCAGTTGATGTATTACAACGAGCTCCCCTCTTGGCATCTAAAGCAATGTTTTTCTTATTTGTCATTTATATTCTCTACGCCATATAACGTTGTTGATGCCGAGATGTTAATTAAGCATTGGATGGCGGAGGGATATCTTGGACCTGTGAATATGTATTGTTGTTCTTCTCCTCAATACCCACAACCAGAAGATTTGGGTCTCGACTGTATACGAGAGTTTTCCCGAAGGTCAATCTTCAGGGACACTAACTGGTGCTCTGTGCGTTATGATCTAATGAGAGAACTGTCAAAATATGTGGCTGGCAAGGAGAACTTCCATATCCACATGTACAATAATGACAAGACTGTCAAGGAAACAATCCGACGAGTGGAGCTGACTGATGACTTTGATGTTTCAAATAGCAGACTCAAATCACTCCTTTCTAACAACACAAACCTGCGTGCAGTCTCCTTCAACATGTCCCTCCTCGATACATGGTCATTGCGGATTCTAGACGAGGTGAAGttaagttggtctctttgtgcGTTCAAGAGCTTGCGTGTGTTGAAACTATCAGAGCTGGGTATGAAGATGTTACCCATTTCAATTGGGGAGTTGAAGAGTTTAAGATACCTTAACCTATCACGCAACAACATGAAGAAGCTTCCCAATTCCATTTGTAAGTTGAAGCATTTGCAGACGTTAGTATTGTCTCGTTGTCACAGGCTCAGAGAGTTGCCCCATGATTTGAATCGTTTGAGGAGTCTTAGGCACCTGGAGATAGAGGAATGTATGCATCTGACACACATGCCTTCTAAGATGAAAAAACTGACAAATCTTCAAACATTGTCACAATTCGTGGCCAGCAGCAGCCAAAATTACAAGAGCATTCAAGATTTTGGGGATCTCATTAGTCTGAACAACTTGAGAGGGAAGTTGGAAATTTCACATTTGGAGCGATTGAAATTTAAGGAAGGGGAGGATGGACATGCCTATTTGAAAGATAAACAGTATCTTAAGCACCTTATTCTGAAATGGAATCATGAAgacgaggaggaggaggaggatgacaATAataagaaccatgaccaaataTGCCTAGGACATCTTAAGCCACATGCACATCTACAAGAGCTACACATTGTTGGATATAGAGGTAAACAGTTTTCAGATTGGCTCTGGTCCCTTGAAAATCTTGTTGAGTTCAATTTGTACAACTGCTCCACATGTGAATCTCTTCCTCCGTTAGATCGATTTCCTAAACTAAGAATTCTCAAACTTCAGAGATTGGATTCTCTGCAGTACATAACAGACCGAGTAGGTGATTGCAGTGAGCTAGGACTGGAACTCCTAAAAGAACTTTCAATATCAGATTGCCCAAAGCTCAGTAGCTGGTGGAAAGGTAGAACTTGCAGCATTGCTATGTTCGGTTCCATATCAGAAATGATTATCAGATACTGTCCAGAATTAGGATGTATGCCACTGTATCCGAATCTCGATAACAGGTTGGTGCTAGAAGGCTCCAGCGTGAAACCATTGCTGGAAACCATCAATCATACAAGTGCTAGCAATAGCAGTCTGCTACCAGATTCAGACCTGGTTTCAAATTCTTCCCCACCCCTCTCCAAGCTGAAATATTTATCAATGATAAATGTGGAGGAACAATCTCTCCTTCCGGAGGATTGGCTGAAAAACACCATTTCTCTTGAACGTCTTTATATTAGTGACCAAAAGTCTCTCACTTCAAGGAAAAGAAGTGAGAAAACTTCTCTAATGAGATGCTTCAAACAACTCAGCTCACTTAAAAATATGGTTATCACAAACTGTAGAAGACTTGATTTACCTGATGAGGAATGGGAGGGCCTGCAAAGCCTCAAATACCTGGCAATGGAGGAAATAATGGAGCTAAAATCTCTTCCTGAAGGAATTAAACATCTTACGTCTCTAAATTCTCTATCCATCAACAATTGTCCTGAGGTAACAACTTTGACTGAGGTCATAGGCCACCTGACATCTCTCGAACAGCTTTCGATCAGCAAGTGCCACAAGTTAGCTATGCTTCCCCAAAGTATGAGCAAGCTCAGTTCTCTAAGGTGGTTATGGGTTGACAACTGCCCGCTGTTGCTGCCAAGATGTCAAGAGGAAACCGGCAATGATTGGCCACAAATTAAGCATATCAAGCATATCTCTGTCACTGCTACCTCTCAAGCTTATGAGTAA